In Flavobacterium sp. CS20, a single window of DNA contains:
- a CDS encoding nitrate/nitrite transporter, translating to MIQFLKFIRYNLKPLSFGWLLTFLSSFGQTYLISLYVIHITKTFEITEGTFGAIYAICTVASSLIMLSIGHTVDHIPVKKVSFFTILALALCCILMGFSYHLAFVFLALIGLRLSGQGMLSHISFTILSKYYDKDRGKAISFSTLGFSVGEAILPIIIVSTIAYFNWRIAMIGSGVLLLLYLIRLKFTDLSHFDQQLNKFKPSSKTLFKDFFDIVKDKRFLILMPTSFVLSFTTTAVVFYQYVFVEQKGWNVALYASFFTVYAITRLLFSLFGGLWVDRFTAKTLFRFYLIPIILGLLAFAYINSIVGALVFLILMGITVGMSGTIKTSVLAEIYGVKKLGTIRSLFTMFMVLSTALGPLLIGQMIDMGLSIKIIMISLSIFVLLCILNAQRIKYIPKIKTEL from the coding sequence ATGATTCAGTTTTTGAAATTTATTCGCTATAATTTAAAACCTTTGAGTTTTGGGTGGTTATTGACGTTTTTGTCAAGTTTTGGACAGACGTATTTAATTTCACTTTATGTTATTCACATCACAAAAACTTTTGAGATTACAGAAGGAACTTTTGGTGCAATTTACGCTATTTGCACGGTGGCTTCGTCATTAATTATGCTCAGTATAGGTCATACGGTTGATCATATACCTGTTAAGAAAGTCAGTTTTTTTACCATTTTGGCTTTGGCATTGTGCTGTATTTTGATGGGATTTTCTTATCACTTGGCTTTTGTATTTTTAGCGTTAATAGGCTTAAGATTAAGCGGTCAAGGTATGTTAAGCCATATCAGTTTTACGATTTTATCCAAATATTATGATAAAGACCGTGGCAAAGCTATTAGTTTTTCTACATTGGGTTTTTCGGTTGGTGAAGCCATTTTGCCAATTATCATAGTCAGTACCATTGCGTATTTTAATTGGCGTATCGCAATGATTGGCAGTGGTGTTTTATTATTGCTGTATCTAATTCGTTTGAAATTTACAGATTTAAGTCATTTTGATCAACAACTCAATAAATTTAAACCGAGTTCCAAAACTCTGTTCAAAGATTTTTTTGATATTGTAAAAGACAAGCGTTTTTTAATTTTGATGCCTACGAGTTTTGTATTGAGTTTTACGACAACTGCAGTGGTTTTTTATCAATACGTTTTTGTAGAACAAAAGGGATGGAATGTTGCCTTGTATGCTTCATTTTTTACGGTTTATGCCATAACGCGATTGTTGTTTTCGCTTTTTGGTGGGCTTTGGGTTGACCGATTTACGGCTAAAACTTTGTTTAGGTTTTATTTGATACCAATTATATTAGGTTTGCTGGCTTTTGCTTATATCAATTCTATTGTTGGTGCACTTGTCTTTTTGATTTTGATGGGAATTACCGTTGGGATGTCAGGCACCATAAAAACGTCGGTTTTGGCTGAAATTTACGGAGTTAAAAAATTAGGAACCATTAGAAGTTTATTCACAATGTTTATGGTGCTCAGCACAGCTCTTGGTCCATTGCTTATCGGTCAAATGATCGATATGGGATTAAGCATAAAAATTATTATGATCAGCTTATCCATTTTTGTTTTACTTTGTATTTTGAATGCTCAGCGAATAAAATATATACCAAAAATTAAAACAGAATTATAA
- a CDS encoding mechanosensitive ion channel family protein, whose product MKPQTPIHFVYDIIKSNTDFNDTYLLILNALVNTIILVILSYLLYRILRGVGLNLVNRFAKKSKTHFDDLLVQNKTFVNLSNLLVFYIISAFTDELYIDFPVFENVVSKIVQIFLVVFTIWTIRSFLKTIKDYLKTLDNFKDKPIESYIQVFMILLWIIGIIIIFSIVTGKPLMKFLIGLGTVSAVILLVFKDTILGFVASIQVATNDTVRIGDWITMEKYGADGDVFEINLASVKVRNFDKTITTIPTYYLISDSFKNWRGMSESGGRRIKRAIIIKANSIKFVDEDLFQKLKGIQLISDYIEHRQADIDDYNKSNNIDKSLTINGRNQTNFGVFRKYIDEYLHQNSAVSDDMTIMTRQLAPTAQGVPLEIYCFSVDKIWKNYEYIIADIFDHLLASIPYFELEAFELPSGKDLDLIKT is encoded by the coding sequence ATGAAACCGCAAACGCCTATTCATTTTGTTTATGATATAATAAAATCTAATACAGATTTTAATGATACATACCTACTGATTTTAAATGCTTTAGTAAATACTATCATCCTTGTCATTCTATCGTATTTATTATATAGAATTTTGAGAGGCGTTGGTTTAAATTTGGTCAATAGATTTGCCAAAAAATCTAAAACCCATTTTGATGATTTGTTGGTTCAAAATAAAACTTTTGTCAACCTATCAAATCTTCTTGTTTTTTACATTATATCTGCTTTTACAGACGAATTATATATAGATTTTCCTGTTTTTGAAAATGTGGTAAGCAAGATTGTTCAAATATTTTTAGTTGTGTTTACGATTTGGACCATAAGAAGCTTCTTAAAAACCATAAAAGATTATCTCAAAACACTTGACAATTTTAAAGATAAACCTATAGAAAGCTACATTCAAGTCTTTATGATTTTGCTTTGGATTATTGGGATTATCATTATTTTTTCAATTGTTACTGGTAAACCATTGATGAAGTTTTTAATTGGTTTAGGAACGGTTTCAGCAGTCATTTTATTGGTATTTAAAGATACTATTCTCGGTTTTGTAGCCAGTATTCAAGTAGCGACTAATGACACGGTAAGAATAGGCGATTGGATCACGATGGAAAAATACGGTGCCGATGGCGATGTGTTTGAAATCAATTTGGCTTCTGTGAAAGTGAGAAATTTTGATAAAACCATCACCACTATTCCAACCTATTACTTGATATCAGATTCGTTTAAAAACTGGCGTGGAATGAGTGAATCTGGCGGTAGAAGAATAAAACGGGCTATTATCATCAAAGCCAACAGCATAAAATTTGTTGATGAAGATTTATTTCAAAAGCTTAAAGGTATTCAGCTTATTAGTGATTATATAGAACATCGACAAGCTGATATTGATGACTACAACAAATCTAATAACATAGATAAAAGCTTGACTATTAACGGCAGGAACCAAACCAATTTTGGTGTATTTAGAAAATATATTGATGAATATTTGCACCAAAATTCTGCTGTGAGTGATGATATGACCATTATGACTCGACAACTGGCACCAACCGCTCAAGGCGTGCCATTAGAAATTTATTGTTTTAGTGTTGATAAAATTTGGAAAAACTACGAATATATCATTGCCGATATTTTTGATCATCTGCTGGCATCTATCCCTTATTTTGAGCTTGAAGCCTTTGAACTTCCAAGCGGTAAAGACTTAGATTTAATTAAAACTTAA
- the rpsO gene encoding 30S ribosomal protein S15 — MYLTTEEKKELFAKHGKNEKDTGSTEGQIALMTKRIEHISNHLKHNQKDFNSERALVKTVGRRRNLLNYLMKKDITRYRTIVKDLGLRK; from the coding sequence ATGTACTTAACCACAGAAGAAAAAAAAGAATTATTTGCTAAGCACGGTAAAAACGAGAAAGATACCGGCTCAACTGAAGGACAAATTGCATTGATGACTAAACGCATCGAGCATATATCCAATCATTTAAAACACAATCAAAAAGATTTCAATTCTGAAAGAGCTTTGGTAAAAACAGTTGGTAGGAGAAGAAATTTGCTCAACTATTTAATGAAAAAAGACATTACACGATATAGAACTATTGTGAAAGATTTAGGTTTAAGAAAATAG
- a CDS encoding DUF3368 domain-containing protein codes for MIIIDEKLGRYHAMHSKLKVTGTIGVLIKAKKNGIIEEIKPILFELTNKNVWISKKLIFYILEQVNEN; via the coding sequence TTGATTATTATCGATGAAAAACTTGGTAGATATCACGCTATGCATTCAAAATTAAAAGTAACTGGAACCATTGGTGTTTTAATTAAAGCCAAAAAAAATGGGATTATTGAGGAAATAAAACCTATACTTTTCGAATTAACTAATAAAAATGTATGGATTAGTAAGAAATTAATTTTTTATATACTTGAACAAGTAAATGAAAATTAA
- a CDS encoding helix-turn-helix transcriptional regulator has translation MVNSEDFSKRLQIIFEHYGLNASAFAEKIDVGRASISHLLSGRNKPSLDFVMRVVKTFPEVELYWLLNGKGSFPKKEKATNAPTSLSHFDSVVDTKSETVQANKNEEDKTSDDIERIVIFYKNGSFKSYKAE, from the coding sequence ATGGTAAACAGTGAAGACTTTTCAAAACGCCTCCAAATAATATTTGAACATTACGGCTTAAACGCTTCTGCATTTGCTGAAAAAATTGATGTTGGTCGTGCTTCAATTTCTCATCTATTGTCTGGAAGAAATAAACCGAGTTTAGATTTTGTAATGCGTGTTGTAAAAACTTTTCCCGAAGTAGAACTGTATTGGTTATTAAATGGAAAAGGCAGTTTTCCTAAAAAAGAAAAAGCAACAAATGCTCCTACTTCTCTATCTCATTTTGATTCTGTCGTTGATACAAAAAGCGAAACCGTACAGGCAAATAAAAATGAAGAAGATAAAACATCCGACGATATAGAACGCATAGTCATTTTTTATAAAAATGGGTCTTTTAAATCTTACAAAGCCGAATAA
- a CDS encoding Lrp/AsnC family transcriptional regulator: MPKMKLDETDHQILAMLIENTRTPFTDIAKKLLISAGTVYVRVKKMEDAGIITGSSLIVDYKKLGYTFIAYLGIFLKKTSQTQFVINRISEIPNVTVANITTGKYNIFCKLRAKNTDHAKSIIFKIDDIEGVQRTETMISLEESINDKKRLIHSIFEEL, encoded by the coding sequence ATGCCAAAAATGAAATTAGACGAAACTGATCACCAGATTTTAGCAATGTTAATTGAAAACACCAGAACGCCATTTACGGATATTGCTAAAAAACTACTTATTTCAGCAGGAACAGTATATGTTCGAGTTAAGAAAATGGAAGATGCTGGAATAATTACAGGGTCTAGTTTAATCGTAGATTACAAGAAATTAGGTTATACATTTATTGCTTATTTGGGTATATTTTTGAAAAAAACTTCTCAAACTCAATTTGTTATCAATAGAATTTCTGAAATTCCAAATGTTACTGTAGCAAATATAACTACGGGCAAATACAATATTTTCTGCAAATTGAGAGCTAAAAACACTGATCACGCCAAAAGTATCATTTTCAAGATAGATGATATTGAAGGGGTTCAACGAACCGAAACCATGATTTCATTAGAAGAAAGCATCAATGATAAAAAACGTTTGATACATTCTATTTTTGAAGAATTGTAA
- a CDS encoding M14 family zinc carboxypeptidase — MEISFNYKEIENTYSKFECSDFRDRYIPFELFEKYLKKNIANTFSTDIIGYSEQHKPIYRIDVGQGSQKVLIWSQMHGNESTTTKALLDFLNYVQLNRSHFNVQSLLNCCQLRIVPMLNPDGASLYTRKNANDVDLNRDASNKTQIETKSFFKALNEFKPDFCFNMHDQRTIFSAGKKEYPATLSFLSPSYDEQLNVNYARRIGMKLIVAAYEVLMQTIPDQIGRYDDTHNINCFGDYIQHMNIPTVLFEAGHFVNDYQRNETRKYVLLSYLKMLEVVANNNIHSYIDEKYFQIPLNQKLYYDCIIKNVKNSNSNFIGIQFTEHLKNKKVIFQPYVTSLEDLSLCYAHKYLNAEHNNVFINDSNELKTNLLIKKLNINQKLVNL, encoded by the coding sequence ATGGAAATAAGTTTTAATTATAAAGAAATTGAAAACACATATTCTAAGTTTGAATGTTCAGACTTTAGAGATCGATATATTCCATTTGAATTATTTGAGAAGTATCTAAAAAAAAATATAGCTAACACATTTAGCACAGATATTATAGGATATTCTGAACAACATAAACCAATATACAGAATAGATGTCGGTCAGGGTTCTCAAAAAGTATTAATTTGGTCACAAATGCATGGCAATGAAAGCACCACGACCAAAGCACTTTTAGATTTTTTGAACTATGTACAGCTGAATCGCTCTCATTTTAATGTTCAAAGTCTGTTAAACTGCTGTCAATTAAGAATTGTACCGATGTTAAACCCCGATGGTGCTTCTTTATATACGCGAAAAAATGCAAATGATGTTGATTTAAATCGTGATGCTTCAAACAAAACCCAAATAGAAACCAAGTCTTTTTTTAAAGCCTTAAATGAATTCAAACCAGATTTTTGTTTTAATATGCACGATCAACGGACTATATTTAGTGCAGGTAAGAAAGAATATCCAGCAACCTTATCCTTTTTGTCGCCTTCGTATGATGAGCAATTAAATGTTAATTATGCTCGTAGAATCGGGATGAAGCTTATTGTTGCCGCTTATGAGGTTTTAATGCAAACTATACCTGATCAGATTGGTAGGTATGATGATACTCATAATATAAATTGCTTTGGCGATTATATTCAACATATGAATATTCCAACAGTTTTGTTTGAAGCGGGTCATTTTGTCAATGATTACCAAAGGAATGAAACTCGAAAATACGTGCTTTTAAGTTATCTTAAAATGTTAGAAGTCGTAGCAAACAACAATATCCATAGCTATATTGATGAAAAGTATTTTCAAATTCCTTTAAATCAAAAATTATATTACGATTGCATCATTAAAAACGTTAAAAACTCTAATTCAAATTTTATAGGAATTCAATTTACAGAACACCTAAAAAATAAGAAAGTTATATTCCAGCCTTATGTTACGAGCCTTGAGGATTTATCTTTATGCTATGCACATAAATATCTTAATGCAGAACATAATAATGTTTTTATAAACGATTCTAATGAACTGAAAACCAACTTACTCATAAAAAAATTAAATATCAATCAAAAACTTGTGAACTTATAA
- a CDS encoding DEAD/DEAH box helicase — protein MLTKTADKTLYDYQEKDLEKIFDHIENEKNDFNLLYQLPTGGGKTVVFSEIVRRYINKTGKKVIVLTHRIELCKQTSKMLKEFGVHNKIINSQVKELSDDNDYMCFVAMVETLNNRLNDEKVTLKNIGLTIIDEAHYNSFTKLFKFFEKTFLLGVTATPLSSNIKLPMYKNYDKLLVGESIPSLIKQGFLAKAKTYTYNVGLSQLQVGINGDYTVKSSEDLYTNMNMQTKLLQAYEEKCKGKKTLIFNNGINTSWYVYHTFKEAGYEIKHLDNTHNKKERKAILKWFREKPDAILTSVSILTTGFDEPTVENIILNRATKSLTLYFQMIGRGSRKLPNKDTFNVIDLGNNFARFGPWDAKVDWQMIFKNPDYFLENVVSDEEIESQFVYEMPEEVREKFKNTEDISFDIKKRYDETVNNGEKSKLVLEESIAQHAQMCAENSEDVFDARILARELKEDIQDRIKQYSRCIIRNTKNYRDWLYEDYTRKLRSKINEIFMD, from the coding sequence ATGTTGACAAAAACAGCTGATAAAACCCTTTATGACTATCAAGAGAAAGATCTTGAAAAAATATTTGACCATATCGAGAATGAAAAAAACGATTTTAATTTATTGTATCAGTTACCTACAGGTGGAGGAAAAACTGTTGTTTTTTCAGAAATTGTAAGACGCTATATTAATAAAACAGGTAAAAAAGTGATTGTGCTTACTCATAGAATAGAGTTGTGTAAGCAAACTTCAAAAATGCTTAAAGAATTTGGCGTTCACAACAAGATCATTAACTCCCAAGTTAAAGAACTCAGCGATGACAATGACTATATGTGTTTCGTCGCTATGGTAGAAACGCTTAATAACCGCCTTAATGATGAAAAAGTAACTTTAAAAAATATTGGATTAACCATAATTGACGAAGCACATTATAATTCATTTACCAAACTTTTTAAGTTTTTTGAAAAAACCTTTTTACTCGGAGTAACAGCTACACCGTTAAGCTCGAACATAAAATTACCCATGTACAAAAACTACGACAAACTTTTGGTGGGTGAGTCTATTCCTTCTCTGATCAAGCAGGGTTTTTTAGCTAAAGCAAAAACTTATACATACAACGTTGGCTTAAGTCAACTTCAAGTTGGTATTAATGGTGATTATACAGTAAAATCTTCAGAAGATTTGTACACCAATATGAATATGCAAACCAAACTCTTGCAAGCTTATGAAGAAAAATGCAAAGGCAAAAAAACGTTGATTTTCAATAATGGTATCAACACCTCTTGGTACGTTTATCACACTTTTAAAGAAGCAGGATACGAAATTAAGCACTTAGACAATACACATAATAAAAAAGAACGAAAAGCTATTCTTAAGTGGTTTAGGGAAAAACCCGACGCTATTTTAACTTCTGTAAGTATTTTGACAACAGGCTTTGATGAACCTACAGTAGAAAACATTATTTTAAATCGTGCGACAAAATCTTTGACTTTATATTTTCAAATGATAGGTCGTGGCTCGCGTAAGTTACCAAATAAAGATACGTTTAATGTGATTGATTTAGGAAATAATTTTGCACGTTTTGGTCCTTGGGATGCCAAAGTAGATTGGCAAATGATTTTTAAAAATCCTGATTATTTCTTAGAAAATGTAGTTTCTGACGAAGAAATTGAAAGCCAGTTTGTTTATGAAATGCCCGAAGAAGTTCGAGAAAAATTCAAAAACACTGAAGATATAAGTTTTGATATTAAAAAACGCTATGACGAAACGGTAAACAACGGTGAAAAATCAAAATTAGTTCTTGAAGAATCTATAGCTCAACACGCACAAATGTGTGCAGAAAATTCTGAAGATGTATTTGATGCTCGTATTTTAGCCAGAGAGCTTAAAGAAGATATTCAAGACCGTATCAAGCAATATTCTAGATGTATAATTAGAAATACAAAAAACTACAGAGATTGGCTTTATGAAGATTATACAAGAAAATTACGATCAAAAATAAATGAGATTTTTATGGACTAA
- a CDS encoding YqaA family protein: MENTPKKHQKKPRWKLLHQYYTYTGFYNFIGRSLLKATPPVIVFVVILLCIHFFVIDVNDILLYITENFHPVGVFGVFFASESILGLIPPEIFIAWSGKNEYPWFFLSILATLSYLGGVLSYFFGRGIANIPKVFVYLEVKMAKHIKNMRKWGGLLIIAGALLPLPFAISSIAAGIIKFPFGSFLVFGLLRFLRFLIYGLLIFGVL; encoded by the coding sequence ATGGAAAACACTCCAAAAAAACATCAAAAAAAACCACGTTGGAAATTACTGCATCAGTATTATACTTATACGGGGTTTTATAATTTTATAGGAAGAAGTTTACTTAAAGCTACACCACCTGTTATAGTATTTGTAGTGATACTACTCTGCATACATTTTTTTGTGATAGATGTCAATGATATTCTATTGTATATTACAGAAAACTTTCACCCCGTAGGAGTATTTGGAGTGTTTTTTGCATCTGAATCTATTTTAGGCTTAATTCCGCCTGAAATTTTTATTGCTTGGAGTGGTAAAAATGAATATCCTTGGTTTTTCTTGAGTATTCTAGCAACTCTATCGTATCTCGGTGGTGTTTTATCTTATTTTTTTGGTCGTGGTATTGCAAATATTCCAAAAGTTTTTGTCTATTTGGAAGTCAAAATGGCTAAACATATCAAAAACATGAGAAAATGGGGTGGATTGTTGATTATAGCTGGTGCACTTCTCCCCTTGCCTTTTGCCATTTCAAGTATTGCTGCTGGCATTATAAAGTTTCCTTTTGGAAGTTTTTTGGTGTTTGGTTTATTGCGTTTTTTACGGTTTTTAATTTATGGACTCTTAATTTTTGGTGTACTTTAA
- a CDS encoding polyribonucleotide nucleotidyltransferase gives MIPKTFKEVIDLGEGREISIETGKLAKQAHGAVEVRMGNAVLLCTVVSSYNPTSMDFFPLTLDYREKFVAAGRYPGGFMKREARPSNEEILVMRLVDRVLRPLFPSDYKFETQVMIQLMSHDDEVMPDALAGLVASLAIQLSDIPFEYPISEVRVGRVNGEFIINPSRSQLEESDIDMMVGASEDSVSMVEGEMLECSEEDMTEAIKFAHEAIKKQCQVQRKLVEQVGKKPTREYETAKEDENLKQKVHDAAYQACYDVAKKGLSKKERSEAFSEIEDNVKALFTEEEKEEFGGMISRYFKEVHKNAVRDLTLNEKIRLDGRQTTEIRPIWCEVDYLPSTHGSAVFTRGETQALATTTLGTSREANMVDNPTYQGEETFYLHYNFPPFCTGEAYPIRGTSRREIGHGNLAQRALKNMIPDDCPYTVRVVSEVLESNGSSSMATVCAGTMSLMDAGIQLKKPVSGIAMGLISEGEKYAVLSDILGDEDHLGDMDFKVTGTEDGITACQMDIKVKGLSYDILIKALNQAREGRLHILNKITETIAEPNKSVKAHAPKIVTTTIPGDYIGSLIGPGGKTIQELQKETNTTIVINEDEETESGIVEILGTNQEGIDKVLAKIEAMLFKPEKGSVYEVKVIKILDFGAVVEYVDAPGNETLLHISELAWDRTDNVTDVVNVGDVIDVKYFGFDPRTKKEKVSRKALLPKPEGYKERPSRPNRDNSRREHKK, from the coding sequence ATGATTCCAAAAACATTTAAAGAGGTCATTGACCTCGGCGAAGGTAGAGAAATCTCTATCGAAACTGGAAAACTCGCTAAACAAGCTCATGGTGCTGTAGAAGTCAGAATGGGCAATGCAGTATTGCTGTGCACAGTTGTATCATCTTATAATCCCACAAGTATGGACTTTTTTCCTTTAACTTTAGATTATAGAGAAAAATTTGTTGCTGCAGGTCGCTATCCTGGAGGTTTTATGAAACGCGAAGCTCGACCAAGCAATGAAGAAATCTTAGTAATGCGTCTTGTTGATAGAGTTTTAAGACCTTTATTTCCAAGTGATTATAAGTTTGAAACTCAAGTTATGATTCAACTTATGTCTCATGATGACGAAGTGATGCCCGATGCCCTTGCTGGTCTTGTCGCTTCTCTCGCTATTCAACTTTCAGACATTCCGTTTGAGTATCCTATTTCTGAAGTTAGAGTTGGTCGAGTCAATGGTGAATTTATCATCAACCCCAGCCGTTCTCAGCTTGAAGAATCTGATATCGATATGATGGTTGGTGCTTCTGAAGACAGCGTTTCCATGGTAGAAGGTGAAATGCTTGAATGCTCTGAAGAAGATATGACCGAAGCTATTAAGTTTGCTCATGAAGCCATCAAAAAACAATGCCAAGTTCAAAGAAAACTTGTTGAACAAGTAGGCAAAAAACCAACTCGTGAATACGAAACCGCTAAAGAGGACGAAAATTTAAAGCAAAAAGTTCACGATGCCGCATATCAAGCTTGTTATGATGTAGCCAAAAAAGGATTGTCAAAAAAAGAACGTTCAGAAGCTTTTTCTGAAATTGAAGACAATGTCAAAGCTTTGTTTACAGAAGAAGAAAAAGAAGAGTTTGGCGGTATGATTTCAAGATACTTTAAAGAAGTTCATAAAAATGCCGTTAGAGATTTAACCCTTAACGAAAAAATACGTTTAGACGGACGCCAAACTACTGAAATCAGACCGATTTGGTGCGAGGTTGATTATTTACCTTCAACTCATGGCTCTGCTGTATTTACTCGAGGCGAAACTCAAGCCTTGGCTACAACTACTTTAGGAACTTCTAGAGAAGCCAATATGGTTGACAACCCGACTTATCAAGGCGAAGAGACCTTTTATTTACACTACAACTTCCCTCCTTTTTGTACTGGTGAAGCTTATCCTATTAGAGGAACTTCAAGACGTGAAATTGGGCATGGCAACTTAGCTCAACGTGCCTTGAAAAATATGATACCAGACGATTGTCCTTACACTGTAAGAGTGGTTTCTGAAGTTTTAGAATCTAATGGTTCTTCTTCTATGGCAACGGTTTGTGCTGGAACAATGTCTTTGATGGATGCTGGAATTCAACTCAAAAAACCAGTTTCAGGTATTGCCATGGGATTGATTTCTGAAGGAGAAAAATACGCAGTGCTATCTGATATTTTAGGCGATGAAGATCATTTGGGCGATATGGACTTTAAAGTTACAGGTACTGAAGATGGTATCACAGCATGTCAAATGGATATTAAAGTAAAAGGTTTATCATACGATATTTTGATTAAAGCTTTAAATCAAGCTCGTGAAGGTAGATTACATATTTTGAACAAAATTACCGAAACCATTGCTGAGCCAAACAAATCTGTTAAAGCTCACGCTCCTAAAATTGTAACTACCACAATTCCTGGCGATTATATTGGTAGTTTAATTGGACCTGGTGGCAAAACCATTCAAGAATTACAAAAAGAAACAAACACTACTATTGTTATCAATGAAGATGAAGAAACTGAAAGTGGTATTGTTGAAATTTTAGGAACCAATCAAGAAGGTATAGATAAAGTTCTAGCAAAAATAGAAGCTATGCTTTTTAAACCAGAAAAGGGAAGTGTCTATGAAGTAAAAGTCATTAAAATTCTCGATTTTGGTGCTGTGGTAGAATATGTTGATGCTCCAGGAAATGAAACTTTACTTCACATTTCTGAATTGGCATGGGACAGAACAGACAATGTTACCGATGTGGTTAATGTTGGTGATGTTATAGACGTTAAATACTTTGGTTTTGATCCAAGAACTAAAAAAGAAAAAGTTTCTAGAAAAGCCTTACTTCCTAAACCAGAAGGTTACAAAGAAAGACCATCAAGACCTAATAGAGATAATTCAAGAAGAGAGCATAAAAAATAA
- a CDS encoding (Fe-S)-binding protein, whose translation MSENIKVPTMANLMAEGKQPEVLFWVGCAGSFDDRAKKITKAFVKILNKINIDFAVLGTEESCTSDPAKRAGNEFLFQMQVATNIEVLNNYEVKKIVTTCPHCFNTLKNEYPALGGNYEVVHHTQFLKQLLDKGQLKIEGGEFKGKRITYHDPCYLGRANGEYEAPRELLRKLDVELVEMKSCKSRGLCCGAGGAQMFKDAEPGDKEVNVLRTEEAIETKPEAIAAGCPFCNTMMTDGVKIKEKQDSIKVYDVVEMIAEASDL comes from the coding sequence ATGAGTGAAAATATAAAAGTACCGACAATGGCAAACCTTATGGCAGAAGGCAAACAACCCGAAGTTTTGTTTTGGGTAGGTTGTGCTGGAAGTTTTGATGATAGAGCCAAAAAAATCACAAAAGCTTTTGTGAAAATACTTAACAAAATCAATATTGATTTTGCAGTTCTCGGAACCGAAGAAAGTTGCACGAGCGATCCTGCAAAACGTGCTGGAAATGAATTTTTGTTTCAAATGCAAGTCGCAACAAATATTGAAGTTCTAAACAACTACGAGGTTAAAAAAATAGTAACAACTTGTCCGCATTGTTTCAATACTTTAAAAAATGAATATCCCGCTTTAGGCGGTAATTATGAAGTTGTTCATCACACACAATTTTTAAAACAACTTCTCGATAAAGGTCAACTTAAAATAGAAGGTGGCGAGTTTAAAGGCAAACGTATTACATACCACGACCCGTGTTATCTCGGTCGAGCTAATGGCGAATATGAAGCACCACGAGAATTGTTAAGAAAGTTAGATGTTGAACTTGTGGAAATGAAAAGTTGCAAAAGTAGAGGTTTATGTTGTGGTGCTGGAGGAGCTCAGATGTTTAAAGATGCCGAGCCTGGTGACAAGGAAGTCAATGTACTCAGAACCGAAGAAGCTATAGAAACAAAACCTGAAGCCATAGCTGCTGGCTGTCCTTTTTGTAACACTATGATGACTGACGGTGTAAAAATCAAGGAAAAACAAGATAGCATCAAAGTTTATGATGTGGTTGAGATGATAGCAGAAGCTAGTGATTTGTAA
- a CDS encoding DNA topoisomerase IV — MKYYLLIIIVVSLSSCYSPQRDCDNFKIGRYKYEALVDGSLEKTIFVRSDSLQIEIYKGKTDTSKIRWLNDCEFILTPVNPKSILDQYQIHMKILNTTSNSYRFEYNVVGETQKETGIAIKIK; from the coding sequence ATGAAATATTATTTATTGATTATAATAGTAGTCAGTTTAAGTTCCTGTTATTCTCCTCAACGCGATTGTGATAATTTTAAAATTGGTAGATATAAATACGAAGCTTTGGTAGATGGAAGTCTTGAAAAAACAATATTTGTCCGTAGTGATAGTTTGCAAATAGAGATATATAAAGGCAAAACTGATACGTCTAAAATCAGATGGCTTAATGATTGTGAATTCATACTTACACCAGTAAATCCAAAAAGTATCTTAGATCAATACCAGATTCATATGAAAATTCTTAATACAACTTCAAACTCATATAGATTTGAATATAATGTTGTAGGTGAAACACAGAAAGAAACAGGTATAGCTATTAAAATAAAATGA